The genomic interval TCTACGCGCTCGATGCGCCGACGGGTTTGCCAGCGGGAGCCAGCAAGTCGCAACTGATGCAAGCGATTCAGAAGCACACGCTCGCAACCGCCGAGTTGACTGGTAAGTACGCGCGCTAGTCGGTCGCGGTCCCCGCCGCTAGCGCCGGTACCGCCTCGGCGCGTGCCCGCACCATGAACGCGCTGGCGGCGATCAGGCAGACGAGCGCGCCACTGGCGAGCGCCCACGGCGTTCCCCACTGCGCCGCGACCACCCCGAGCAGCAGATTGCCAAAGGTGGCCGTGCCTTGGTGCATCAGGGTGTAGACACTCATGACCCGCCCGCGATAGCGATCTTCCACTTGCAACTGAATCAACGAGTTCGTGGAATTGAAATAGAGGATGCCACCAACTCCCACCAGCGTCAGCATTCCCAACGCCGGCCAAAACGATCGCATCGCCGAGTAAAGCAACAGCATGATCGAGAACACCATCACTGTGATCGGCAGCAAACGCCGATAGGCGTCGCGGCCGACTCGGAACGCCGCCAACACCAACCCCCCGCTGCTCGCCCCCACGCCGGCCGCGGCAATCAACAAGCCGTACTGCCACGCGTTAGCGCCCAGCACCGTGCGCGCCATCGCCGGCAGGAAGTTGCGATACGGCACGCCCACCGAGCTGATCACGCCGACCAGTAGTAAGATGGGCCGGATCGCGTCGTGCCGCCACACGTAGCGCAATCCGTCCGCGATCGCCGTGAGACCTTCCGCGTGCGGACGAGCGGGCACCGCGAACGCCGGCCGGATCGTCGCCAGCGTCCAGATCACGGCGATGTAGCTGACCGCGTTGAGCAAGAAGCAATAGCCTTCGCCCACCGCGGCGACGATCAGCCCGCCGAGCGCAGGGCCAATGACGCGCGCGATATTGAAGGCCGAGGAATTGAGCGCAATCGCGTTGCCGACGCTCTCCGGTCCGACCAACTCGACCACGAACGCCTGGCGCGCCGGCACGTCGAACGCATTGATGGTTCCCAACACCGCTGCCAGCCCGATGACCTGCCACGGCTGGATGTGGCCGCCCAACGTGAGCAGCGCCAGCGTCAGCGCCTGCACCAGCGACAGCATCTGCGTGAACAGAATGAGTCGACGTCGATTGACCCGGTCGCTGGCCACGCCGCCGAGCAACACGAACACCAGCAACGGCGCCGAGGCGGCAGCACCGAGCAATCCCAACATGAACGGCGAGCCGGTGAGCTGAATCAGCAGCCAGCCCTGCGCGGCGGTCTGCATCCAGGTACCGATCAGTGAGATCCACTGACCAATCCAGAAGCGGCGATAGGCGCGTTGGCGCAGGACGCCGTAGCCATCGAGGCGGGGCATACGATCAATATCTGTTGGCGGTAACTCGCCGTGGTCTACTGCACGCAATGGCCGCGGTCACTTCGGCTTCGGCAGAAAGTCCGGCATGTCGCTGCTGGGTTTCATCTTCCACTGCGGCGCGCGCTTTTCCAGAAACGAGCGCACGCCCTCGAACGAGTCCGGCTGCGTGCCGCTCCACCAGAATGCCCGACCTTCGACGGCCTCGGCGCGTTGCATATCGGGCTCGGCGAGGTTGCTCCAGATCAGGCGCTTGGTGATCGCCACCGACACCGGCGCGGCGTTGCGCGCGATGTCCTCCGCGATAGTGCGCGCGGTCGGCAACAGCTCAGCGTCGGGCACCACCCGGCTGAGCAAGCCGAAATCGAGCGCCTCGCGTGCGGTGAGCGTCCGCCCCGACAGCAAGACTTCAGCGGCGCGACTGACGCCGATCAAGCGCGGCAATATCCAGGTGCTGAGCGCTTCCGGCACCACGCCGCGGCGGACAAACGCGAAGGCGATCTTGGCACTCTCCGCGGCGATCCGAATGTCCCACTGCATCGCCAGCGTGATCCCGACCCCGACGGCGGCGCCGTTGATCGCGCCGATGATCGGCTTCTTCACCGCCCACGGCCGGATCGCACGGCGGCCGCTCTCCACCTGCTGTTCGAAAGTCGTCCGGCTGTCGCGACCGAAGCTGCCGCCGCCGCCCGCGAGATCGGCGCCCGCGCAAAAGCCGCGGCCGGCACCGGTCACGATGATCACGCGCACACGATCGTCCGCGTCGTAGTCGCGAAACGCCTCGTGGAGCTCGCGCCCCATCACACTGGTGAACGCGTTGAGCCGCTCCGGGCGATTCAACGTGATGGTCGCAATCCCGTCCGACTCTTCACAGAGGATCTGCTCATATGCCATTTCGTCCGTCCTACATTCAGATTGGTGACCGCAACTACTTATCGCTGTTGCGCCGGGCGCGGCAAGTAACCCTCGACTGGCGTCGAGAACATGCAGCTTTCGCGCGGAACGGCATCGGGGCAACACCTGGTGCGCACGACACCCAATCGGGTCTGCTCCGCGGTACGTATGGCCCCTTGCTTGCTCAATCGCCGAAGGGAGAGGGCTGAAACCATGGGAGAAACCTTTGTCGACAAGCGCAACACTATCGTGATGCTGCGGTGGGTGCTGATCATCGCATCAGCCTACTTGCTCTTGTTTGGGCCGGAAGGTCCCATCATGGATGGCGGGCGGGCCCTGTTTGTCGCCGCCGTGTTGGCTTCCAATGTCGTGCTCAATCGACTGCCCGAACGATGGTTGCACTCGCGCACCTTTGATTTGGCGCTGGTGGTGTTCGACACAGGCTGGCTCACCGTCAGCCTCGCCTGGTCCCCGCACGCGTCGGATGACTTCTTCATGCTGTACTTCCTCGTGCTGTTCGTGGTGGCGTTGGGCGAATCGTTGCCGATGATTGTGGGCAGTGCCAGCTTGATCACGCTGGTCTACGGCTGGGGGCTGAACCGCAGCTTCGGGTCGCAGGCGCTGACTTCAGCGGCGTTCTTACGCATCTTGTTCCTGTTCGTCGTCGCACTGTTCTACGGCTACTTCGTCACCGCATTGCGCGGCCGCCGCCGCGAGGCGAACGAGGCGCGCCAGCTTGACCGCGCCAAGACCGACCTGTTGGCCTCGATCAGTCACGACCTGCGCGTGCCGCTCGGCAACGCGGAGAACTATGCGATGATCATGCTCGATGGCCACTGCGGCCTCGTGCCCGACAAGGCTCGCACGATGCTCGCGCGGTTGCAGGCCAATCTGCGCCGCGTGTCGACATTGGTGAGCAACTGCCTCGACGCGACGCGCATTGAGAGCGGACAACTGCACCTCCAGTGCAACCCGACGCAACTCAATGACGTGATCGAGGATGCCCTGCAGCTCGAAGCCAGCGCCGCGGCCACCAAGGGCATCGCCCTCGAGCGCGAGCTGGCGCCCAATCTTCCGGTCATCGCGGCAGACTTGATGCAGCTCGGTCGCGTCGTCGCCAATCTCGTCGGCAACGCGCTCAAGTACACCCCGGCCGGTGGCCGCGTCATCGTGCGCACGCGCATGACTGAAGACGGCGTATGTCTCGACGTGGAGGACACCGGTCCCGGAATCGCCGCCGCTGAACAGCCGACGGTGTTCGACCGCTTCGAACGGCTGCGCAGCGGCACGCATCAGCCCGGCACCGGTCTCGGACTGTTCATCGTGAAAAACCTGGTGCGCGCACACGGCGGTGCCGTCACGCTCAAGAGCGCGGAGGGAAAGGGCTCGACCTTCACGGTGACGCTACCCGTGGACGATCTGGCCGCGGCGCACGCGCGCCTGGCCGCATAGAATCTCACGAGCGAGTTGCCTTTCCCCGTGGGCGTCGCTACACGCTCGCGCGGGACGACACCTGTGACGCTCGGCGCACTCATCGACGATCTCGCCCGTACCCACGGTGACCGCGTGGCGTTGATTGCGGCGCAGCGACGACTCACCTTCGCGCAACTCGCCACCGAGTCCGACGCCGCCGCCGGCGCCCTCGCGCACCTCGGTGTGTCCGCCGGAACGCGGGTCGGCGTGTTGATGCCGAATCGCCCCGAGTTTCTCACCACCGCCATCGGTGCGTGGAAACTCGGCGCCATCGTCGTCCCGATCAACACCCTCTTCCGCCTGCCCGAACTCGAGTATGCCCTGCATCACGCGGACGTCACGATATTGATCGCGGCCGCGCAGTTCTTACGCCACGACTATGCGGCGATGCTCAGCGAACTCTGCCCGGAGCTGACGCATGCGGGCGACCGGTCGCTGCACAGCTGGCGCGTCCCCTGCTTGCGTCGGGTGATCCTTTGCGGCGAGCCGCGGCCCGCTGGCGCGCTCGACTTCGACGCGTGGATCGCGTCGGCTGGTGAACCCGATCGCGACTGGCTCGCCGCCGCCGGCCGGCAGGTCACGGAAGGCGATGACGCGGCGATCTTCTTCACCTCCGGCAGCACCGCCGCACCCAAGGGCGTGGTGCACAGTCATGCCACCATGGTGCAGGCCGCACGCAACGTCGCCGATCGGCTCGGCACCACCGCCGACGATCGCACGTGGGCGTACCTACCATTCTTTTTCAACGGCGGCATGGTCGGAGTCGCCCTCGCGACGCTGGCGCAGGGCGCGACGTTGCTGTTGCAGGAAGTGTTCGAGCCCGGCGAAACCTTGCGTCTGATGCGCGATGAAGAATGCACGCTGCTATTTGCCTGGCCGCATCAAGCCCAGGCATTGATCGCACACCCGGACTTCGATCGAAACGCGCTGCGGATTCGCAAAGGACCCGGCGCCAACACGCCGTGGGCGGCGCAGTTGTTTCAGCCCGATCACCAGGCCGTCGGTACGTGGGGCATGACCGAGACCGGCCCAATGGCGTGCTCCTCGCGTTTCGATGATCCGCTGGCGCTGCGCGCCGGGGCGCATGGACGCGCCATGCCGGGGCTCGATGTGCGCATCGTCGATCCCGTCGTCGAGCCTGTCATCGATCCCGATCTCGGCGCACCGCTGCCAACCGACGCGGAAGGCGAGATCGTCGTGCGCGGCAGTAGTGTGCGCGGCAGTAGTGTGATGGACCGTTACTACAAGATACGTCCGGTCGATTGCTTCGACGCGCAGGGATTTTTCCACACCGGCGATCTCGGTCGACTCGACGCCAGCGGACATTTGCATTTCATCGGCCGCATCAAGGACGTGATCAAGACGGCCGGCGTCAATGTCGCCGCGGCCGAGGTCGAGGCGGTGCTCACCGCGCA from Deltaproteobacteria bacterium carries:
- a CDS encoding enoyl-CoA hydratase/isomerase family protein, producing MAYEQILCEESDGIATITLNRPERLNAFTSVMGRELHEAFRDYDADDRVRVIIVTGAGRGFCAGADLAGGGGSFGRDSRTTFEQQVESGRRAIRPWAVKKPIIGAINGAAVGVGITLAMQWDIRIAAESAKIAFAFVRRGVVPEALSTWILPRLIGVSRAAEVLLSGRTLTAREALDFGLLSRVVPDAELLPTARTIAEDIARNAAPVSVAITKRLIWSNLAEPDMQRAEAVEGRAFWWSGTQPDSFEGVRSFLEKRAPQWKMKPSSDMPDFLPKPK
- a CDS encoding MFS transporter; translated protein: MPRLDGYGVLRQRAYRRFWIGQWISLIGTWMQTAAQGWLLIQLTGSPFMLGLLGAAASAPLLVFVLLGGVASDRVNRRRLILFTQMLSLVQALTLALLTLGGHIQPWQVIGLAAVLGTINAFDVPARQAFVVELVGPESVGNAIALNSSAFNIARVIGPALGGLIVAAVGEGYCFLLNAVSYIAVIWTLATIRPAFAVPARPHAEGLTAIADGLRYVWRHDAIRPILLLVGVISSVGVPYRNFLPAMARTVLGANAWQYGLLIAAAGVGASSGGLVLAAFRVGRDAYRRLLPITVMVFSIMLLLYSAMRSFWPALGMLTLVGVGGILYFNSTNSLIQLQVEDRYRGRVMSVYTLMHQGTATFGNLLLGVVAAQWGTPWALASGALVCLIAASAFMVRARAEAVPALAAGTATD
- a CDS encoding HAMP domain-containing histidine kinase; translation: MGETFVDKRNTIVMLRWVLIIASAYLLLFGPEGPIMDGGRALFVAAVLASNVVLNRLPERWLHSRTFDLALVVFDTGWLTVSLAWSPHASDDFFMLYFLVLFVVALGESLPMIVGSASLITLVYGWGLNRSFGSQALTSAAFLRILFLFVVALFYGYFVTALRGRRREANEARQLDRAKTDLLASISHDLRVPLGNAENYAMIMLDGHCGLVPDKARTMLARLQANLRRVSTLVSNCLDATRIESGQLHLQCNPTQLNDVIEDALQLEASAAATKGIALERELAPNLPVIAADLMQLGRVVANLVGNALKYTPAGGRVIVRTRMTEDGVCLDVEDTGPGIAAAEQPTVFDRFERLRSGTHQPGTGLGLFIVKNLVRAHGGAVTLKSAEGKGSTFTVTLPVDDLAAAHARLAA
- a CDS encoding AMP-binding protein, coding for MGVATRSRGTTPVTLGALIDDLARTHGDRVALIAAQRRLTFAQLATESDAAAGALAHLGVSAGTRVGVLMPNRPEFLTTAIGAWKLGAIVVPINTLFRLPELEYALHHADVTILIAAAQFLRHDYAAMLSELCPELTHAGDRSLHSWRVPCLRRVILCGEPRPAGALDFDAWIASAGEPDRDWLAAAGRQVTEGDDAAIFFTSGSTAAPKGVVHSHATMVQAARNVADRLGTTADDRTWAYLPFFFNGGMVGVALATLAQGATLLLQEVFEPGETLRLMRDEECTLLFAWPHQAQALIAHPDFDRNALRIRKGPGANTPWAAQLFQPDHQAVGTWGMTETGPMACSSRFDDPLALRAGAHGRAMPGLDVRIVDPVVEPVIDPDLGAPLPTDAEGEIVVRGSSVRGSSVMDRYYKIRPVDCFDAQGFFHTGDLGRLDASGHLHFIGRIKDVIKTAGVNVAAAEVEAVLTAHPDVRLACVTAVPHPARGENVAAFVVVRSTALGAEALLDFCRARLATYKVPRHLFFCSEADLPVLGSGKIDRQRLRALAAKRALAESSPE